In the Sander lucioperca isolate FBNREF2018 chromosome 24, SLUC_FBN_1.2, whole genome shotgun sequence genome, ACAGCTGTTTCTTAAGTGGTATTAACATTGCTTTTCAATTGAAGTCACAATCCAGACTGATGACAGTGACACTGGATGTTGGAAAATGGTGCAATGTGAGCTCCACCTAGTGGTATACAATGGTAACTTAAGCAGCAGGACTCTCACACTGCCAGAGTGGACAAATGATTGATCCATTAATCCTATTATCTACTAAATGACCCATCTTTAAGAGGCAGCAGGATCCAATCAGGGTGCTTTAATGCCACAGTCTACAAATCAGCTATCCCAGCCTACTAATCAAGGTACACAGCCTACAAATGAATTTCAGATGAACACTAGCCTAACTACAAAACTATACTGTGAGCATACAGATTTGCAATGTTGAGGGGGGGAAAAGCATGGCTATTTATTGCAATTCTACTACGACCTAGACCTACCAACTAGAAACCACGCAGCACCAACTGCTTACTTCAAGTACCTGAAGATTATAGCAATGCATGTATGTATTGTTATTGAGGCCAAAACACTAAAGATGAACAAGCTTTTCAATAGTACATAGTAATGCCTTTATTGTAATTAGGAAAATCTATTTTATCAAAACATTTTCAAGTTTTCAGGACAAATGACACCAGTGCAATCAGTGACACCAACAATTCTCTATAAACAAGACATACATATAATACATAACTATGGTCAAAGACAGCAAAGACCACAGTTTCAAGTATTGTCAACAGTAACAaggacataaatacacacacacaccattatgGCAACAAGGCCATTTCATAGGTCAATTCAAGTCATTCCATACAAAGTtctaaaaatatacaaatatttttATGAGATCGCTGCCAGCACCAACCAAACGCAACATTTCTCAGAATGTGAATGTTCCTctaaagaaaacatgttttttgtcaCGGTTAGTTAACATATGGACATAACGTTACATTAACCAATACATGTCTGCCATGCAACTAATGTTACATTCCTAACAATACTTTCCAATTGGTATAAAAATGCAATGTGATTAAATAAGAggttttattgcatttttaacCATTTAGGAGGTAgtttattacattttcaaaccTGCATTATCTGGCAGATTTTAAGTTGCTACCAAGCCCTTTGGAAGAATACTATAGTGGTTTTTCCAAACAAACACTACCATGTAAAATGTTTATGGCCCTGTTACACATATACATAATTTAGGTCATCTATGAAGCACACTTTTTACTGGGGTGTAGCCAGCTGGTCAGATAGTGTTTCTTGTGTCATTTTGTGTCCATGGAGGAGTCATCAGCACATCCCATAATCCTCTGCAACTCCTGAATACATGGCCCAATTGACTGACTGTGCAACTGAGCCATATTCAAcctagagacagagaaacagaaaagcCATCTgttagtagggctgggcgatatggaccaAAAATCATATCTCGGTATTTTTAGGCTGAATGGCGAGATAAACATTATATGAATACCAAGTGGGCTAAGTGTTCATATGTATGTCAAAGCCACATGAGATGTTACAAGCACTTTTGATCAAATAAAAGGCAGACCGTTTCCTACCCcgtttgaaaatatacagctgtaAAACATTCTCTTAAATAAATAGGCCTGTtatcaaatattaaataaaaacagatctcTCTCTGAGAATGCTCCTTCAGGTGTTTTCTATAACAATAACTGACCGAGTACAATTACAGGTTTTCCTCTCCTGCTTAACagtgaaacctacactgtacatttacaaatttactatcatatcctctctctctctctcaacacaCAGTAGGCTACACAGTGAGCAATTCCCCAAAGGAGCTACGTTACTTTTATAACTTTCATAACAAGTCATCATTCTCAACCCAGGTATGTTTTTCTCAAAAAAAAGCAATGGATGTCATTTTGCGTTTCAACTCGTAGGTTGTTGTAGGATTGAgcgcctatgaagtaaacaagcCCGCCTCTGCTCCGTCAGTCGTGGAGAGGCCGCTGTACTGAAAAACACTGTATGTTATGTTCGTACCGCATGGTGACGTAGCCCTCATTTGCTGACCCTGACGTTGATGAGGAAAGGGTCATGCGAGACAAATATGAGGTGGCTGATGatcttttgttttataaattgtacctgtagttttttttttttttttttttttttttaaaatgcattttgacCAGAGCATGCGAGCAGTAGTGAGAATTTCTGCTTGTTGTTCATAGAGCTTTTCTTTCCAACTCCACGCACATTGCTCACtccaaatagaaaaaaaaaggcagtgCCCAGAGCTCTGCCAGCAAAAGGTCCACTGGATAACGCGCACTTGGGAGAGCGGGCgccgttcatctgcatgtagGCTACTGCTTGTGCTGCAGTAACGCAGAGACGTACTCGGGCATGCTTCGAACTCGTGGTGTGAGTGGGACCGGAGCGAAACTGGAGATAAGGGGACGTTTCAACTTTTAAGAAAGCTGCTCTGCGCTTCATCCAAAATCCTCCCAGCTCACGCATCACCCTAAATCACTaaatggtttagggccaaaatacatttctgatctgttaATGCACTACAAACCTCCCAGACATCTAAGgtcatctgggacaggtctgctctctgtccccagagtcaaaACTAAGCAAGGGGAATCAGTGTTCAATTGTTATGCTCCGCACATCTGGAACAACGTTCCAGAAAGCTGCAGGTCCGCCGCAactgttcttttaaatcaaggctgaagacctatctttttgatgttgcctcttaatttcttatactgcactacaaattttattctcatattttatctgattttactttttttttttattatcatttgtttttaattgcttttaatgttttatgtaaagcactttgaattgccctgttgctgaaatgtgctatatgaataaaattgccttgcctcCCGCTCTGCCTAAATGCTCTATATGTCTACGCCACCCCTGACAAAGCCAGATGGCACCCCAGAGGGCTGCAGCACCCCGGTTGAGAAAGGTTGGGTTAAGCAACCAAGCTGAGCTGTTAACATGATAATTTCCTTGTTGAGTTTTCCCTTAATCCGATTATAAAGGATATATCATTAGTGTGAATATTGGCACACTATCAACGTACTGTTTAAGATCTGTATGTGGACTGTTCATAAGCCTCTACAAACTAAAGTGTTACCTTCTGAGCAGCTCGCGTCCTCTGTCTGGTCCAGGGTGGTAGTGCTGGAGAGCAGTGAGGCTGTGGGCTGCCAAAATGCTGTAACACTGTTCTCGCAGAGCGTTATGGTTTGTTGTATCCCACTGTGGCAACTCGCTGGTGTAGCGCCATGCCATCAATGTGTGCTCCAACACAGCGTCCCACTCTTTGTTCCTCAGAAGAACTTGGCCCCACTCCTGACACGAAACCTGAGGGGGAGGATAAGGAGATAACGGCTTAGAATGACACAATGAAACACCCAGCTTACAGAGCCAGGTAACATTTGGAGTTGCAGTTTTTAATATATCAGTGACCAAAAAATTCACTTTATGAAGACTAACAGCTCAATGAGAAAACAATAGCAGCGATGTGCTTAAAGATGAAAATGATGAAAAGCCAATGACTacaaatctaaaataaaatacattactttCCTGCAAATGAGAATTGGACAGTTTACCAGTAAAATAAATCTGCAGGTTTCCCTAAGTCATCATTTATACAAACATGGCTTAACACTAATGATACTCACTTTGAAGGCCACCAGGTGAGGATATGCCTTTCTGTAGCAGTGAGCATCCCTGTTGGAGCCAAGCCGTGAATAGGGTATGGACCTGTAAACATTTGCTTTCTTCAGCTGCAGGTCTTCCTGGAGATACTTCAAGTCGGATGCTAGGATCCTGGGCTCTTGGCTCTAGGATGCAATGcaatacattatttttcagattacattgtattacattttattttacatcttGGCTGCTAAAATTCTTCTTTGGCTGAAAACTTTATCTTATGAATACAGTGAAGTGAAATGGCCAGGGTGGATACCTGTTCAACTAAGATGAGGGATCTGATTAGCTGTACAAGCTGCTGTTTGGAGAGAGGGGTATGGTGCTCGTCCATCTtctcacactgctgctgctcctctatCATCCCAGTCCACACCCCACCAATGGACAAGTCCACTGCAAAACAAAGGGATACAATTAAGACAataataaaccagagcgaacAAGGGCTGTGGCAAACAATCACTGGGTGAGTTGCATTTTCAGTAATTAACGTAATTGGGACTAGTCATCAGTTGGCAAGTAGTGGCATTTACTTCCGAAATGTTTTTAATGGTCAGATTAAAGAACAGCTTTACGGTCTGAACAGTATTTTAATTTCACTGCTAGATGTCAGAATCCCCAACGTTGAATGGCAAGGGAAACTTAAAAAACCCTGAAAACCACCAGTCTTTGCACTTCACACTAAAACACAATTTCCGTTATAACGTTAACAAGTTATCTTTTTTCCATTGTGCTTCATATAAAGTCAGCTCACAAACCAACCACACATTGGTTTTGCAGGTAACGTTAGATAGATAGTGGTTTTGATTTGTACTTACATGAGTGCACACGTTTTGTGTTTGAAGTTGAGTTTCTCCATCTTGGAAATGGAGATGGAGCCAAACGTGCACTTAGAATTTCTAGATAGGACCTTCTCATTcgagctgtaaaaaaaaacgtaacgttaaaTTAAAACTGGGTGACAGCGGCTCgtgtttttaatttgaaatgttttaCCAGAATTGTTTAAAAGGTGACGCAGTGGTCCACGTTAAAATGATTGTTAACAACATGTTGGCGCGCGCTTGTGATAACATTAGCATGATAGCAAAGTAAAGTGGCGCGTCCTGCACAAAGAACTAAGTTCGCAGCCTAAATTAAAAACTGTCATATTTCAGACTTACTTGCAATTTTGGGCTGTGGAGCAGGTATTTCCACCAAGGCACGTCGTGGCTGGCAGACAGCTGCCATTGTGACCAAACTTATATGTTGAGATATGGAGCAAACTACCTGCAAGTGATGCTACTGTTAGCCAAACTTTAAACCCCACAGGGTGCCCAACACTATATTTTCCACGGTAACCTTAGCTAGTAGTGTGGCTTCAGCTGGTGACCTCGGCAGCTGCTTTAAAGGCGTCAATCCAGTTTTTGAGGACGCTAACATCCACTACAAAGGTAACCCTGCTTAAATTTAACTAaatactacaaaaaaaaaaacaacccgcGATTGTAAAGTCTGCTGTAAAAGGCAATGAGAGACTAACAACTTTTGTCTGCTCCAGGCGCGCGACACGAGCTGCCGCGCGGGCGTGGTTTGTTGCATGTGTCGTCCTGATTGGTGAACATCGCAGCATGTGTAGAACACGCGcccaatatgcaaatgaggtaGCCCTGTCCTATCAATGGTCCTCCCCCACTACTCTGCTGCTTGGGAAAAAGATcacgtgacacacacacacacacacacacacacacacacacacacacacacacacacacacacacacaccatacagtgTTAAACGTGTATTCAATTCTttatgtttatgtcacttaGCATTGATAGATTTTTTCATACACATATGAAGCATATGAATTTGTGCTGAAGCTGAATGGTGTTAGCTCATGACAACGATGGCAGTGTTAGTTTTAGAGTTGGTAAGCTGTCAGAGAAGACGTGTGAGTGTGGTAGGCTTGGTGTTGTAGTGCTGTTGTTAGTTCTCATAAATCTCTGAGAACGTCTAGCTGGTTCCATCTTCTCCACACAGATGGGTTTTGAATTTGACATTGTGtagataaaacaataaaaataatgcaGCCCAGGGTGAAAGCAGATTGAAGTTCTATCCGGTACTACTACCACAACCttcataataatataataataattataataatattatctCCTCCCGCCCTCAGCTGCATGCAtccctgaacacacacattgcatttatttaaattgtGTAATTGCACAGAATCGTTTGTGAATGTTGACAAAACTTTCAAAACCATAGGCCTACCACTTTGCTGGTAATTTGTCAG is a window encoding:
- the LOC116044646 gene encoding uncharacterized protein LOC116044646: MAAVCQPRRALVEIPAPQPKIATRMRRSYLEILSARLAPSPFPRWRNSTSNTKRVHSLDLSIGGVWTGMIEEQQQCEKMDEHHTPLSKQQLVQLIRSLILVEQSQEPRILASDLKYLQEDLQLKKANVYRSIPYSRLGSNRDAHCYRKAYPHLVAFKVSCQEWGQVLLRNKEWDAVLEHTLMAWRYTSELPQWDTTNHNALREQCYSILAAHSLTALQHYHPGPDRGRELLRRLNMAQLHSQSIGPCIQELQRIMGCADDSSMDTK